The following coding sequences are from one Clostridioides difficile ATCC 9689 = DSM 1296 window:
- a CDS encoding ChbG/HpnK family deacetylase, translated as MKKLVVRADDIGYSEGVTLGIISSYKNGIVTSAGIMVNMPFSRQAIEMVKNDDVCFGLHVNLVIGEPCCKEHIKIKNLLDEGGKFVSSKIRRTQLLTGKEVFNYEEVYEEVCAQIETYKLYMSKLPEYIDIHGIEEDVSISAMCDAAKEYGIPSCPYYLDSCISMPSKYPQNDFYKLNKSFVKLFEEKYINLDKDITLMVTHPGFIDYSLIKSSSLIQERVYEHAMLCDKEVKMWLKRNNIELVDFKDIFKSNNYI; from the coding sequence ATGAAGAAATTAGTAGTTAGGGCAGATGATATAGGATATTCAGAAGGTGTTACACTAGGGATAATATCTTCTTATAAGAACGGTATTGTTACAAGTGCTGGAATCATGGTGAATATGCCTTTTTCAAGACAAGCTATAGAAATGGTAAAAAATGATGATGTATGTTTTGGTTTACATGTTAATTTAGTAATAGGAGAACCTTGTTGCAAAGAACATATTAAGATAAAGAATTTGTTAGATGAAGGTGGAAAATTTGTTTCTAGCAAAATAAGAAGAACGCAACTACTGACAGGTAAAGAGGTTTTTAATTATGAAGAAGTATATGAAGAAGTTTGTGCTCAAATTGAAACTTACAAGTTGTATATGAGTAAATTGCCTGAGTATATTGATATACATGGTATAGAAGAAGATGTATCAATATCAGCAATGTGTGATGCTGCAAAAGAATACGGTATACCAAGTTGTCCCTATTATTTAGATTCGTGTATTAGCATGCCAAGTAAATATCCTCAGAATGATTTTTACAAGTTAAATAAATCTTTTGTTAAATTATTTGAAGAAAAATATATAAATTTAGATAAAGATATAACATTGATGGTTACTCATCCAGGATTTATAGATTATAGTCTTATAAAATCATCTTCTCTTATTCAAGAGAGAGTATATGAACATGCAATGCTATGTGATAAGGAAGTTAAAATGTGGTTAAAAAGAAATAATATTGAATTGGTTGATTTTAAAGATATTTTCAAGTCTAATAATTATATATAA
- the mngA gene encoding PTS 2-O-a-mannosyl-D-glycerate transporter subunit IIABC — protein MEFKKITNENLVFLKQKIKTKKDAIKFLARKLYDEGKLTSYEEYLEAVMYRETLSPTGFERGLAIPHGKSKSVKEAAFAAMTLETPIENWESVDPNNKVEIIFLIAVPENEGGNTHIQILSELVTRLSNEDYMNMLLNSKTKKELFNNLDIKEKKEQIKEEIRIQNESKKIILAITACPAGIAHTYMSAEALIKAGKEIGVDVYVEKQGANGMVDPHTPDIIKRADAIIYATDVAPKNTERFEHLPNIKTSVAAPLKRAKEIIYEALEVAQKQGKGDYIEKSSDISYCEKSSWKKDVKSAILTGVSHIIPLIVAGGMILAFAVLASQAFGLQELYNQEGSWLWQLRKLSGGMLGTLMVPVLSAYMSYSLAEKPGLGPGFAAGLAADLIGSGFLGGMLGGLLAGYIVKFLKKNIPAKGTLAGFVSFWVYPVVGSLVVGLLMLFVVGKPVAALNNGLINWLNGMTGVNAILLGAIIGAMVSFDLGGPINKAAYTFAIGAIASGNFIPYAIFASVKMVSAFGVTIATVLGRDLFSESEKEIGKQTWILGLAGITEGAIPFMIEDPIRVIPSLVAGSAITGSIVAFFNIGLQVPGAGIFSLALLEGSMSGFIIASIWFFAAVLGAIISAILLIITRKQKNQRKIHKKIRY, from the coding sequence TTGGAATTTAAGAAAATCACAAATGAAAACCTTGTTTTTTTAAAACAAAAAATAAAAACAAAGAAAGACGCAATAAAGTTCTTAGCAAGAAAGCTATATGATGAAGGCAAGTTAACATCTTATGAGGAATATTTAGAAGCTGTAATGTACAGAGAAACTTTATCTCCAACAGGTTTTGAAAGAGGGCTTGCAATTCCTCATGGAAAATCTAAGTCAGTTAAAGAAGCTGCATTTGCAGCTATGACCTTAGAGACACCAATAGAAAATTGGGAAAGCGTAGACCCAAATAATAAAGTAGAGATAATATTTTTAATAGCAGTACCAGAAAATGAAGGTGGAAATACACACATACAAATACTTTCTGAGTTAGTTACTAGACTGTCAAATGAAGATTATATGAATATGTTGTTAAATTCAAAAACTAAGAAAGAGTTATTTAATAACTTAGATATAAAAGAAAAGAAAGAACAAATAAAAGAAGAGATTAGGATTCAAAATGAATCAAAAAAAATTATATTAGCAATAACAGCATGCCCTGCAGGTATAGCACATACATATATGTCAGCAGAAGCATTAATTAAAGCTGGTAAAGAAATCGGTGTGGATGTGTATGTAGAAAAGCAAGGAGCTAATGGTATGGTGGACCCTCATACACCAGATATAATAAAAAGGGCAGATGCAATAATATATGCAACAGATGTAGCACCTAAAAATACAGAAAGATTTGAACATTTGCCAAACATAAAAACGTCAGTAGCAGCTCCACTAAAAAGAGCAAAAGAAATAATATACGAAGCTTTAGAAGTAGCACAAAAACAAGGTAAAGGTGATTATATAGAAAAATCATCTGATATATCATATTGTGAAAAATCATCATGGAAAAAAGATGTAAAATCAGCAATACTTACAGGAGTATCTCATATAATACCACTTATTGTGGCAGGAGGTATGATACTTGCATTTGCAGTATTAGCATCTCAAGCATTTGGTCTACAAGAACTATACAACCAAGAAGGTTCTTGGTTATGGCAATTAAGAAAGCTTTCTGGAGGTATGTTAGGTACATTGATGGTTCCAGTATTATCAGCATATATGTCTTACTCACTAGCTGAAAAACCAGGTCTTGGACCAGGATTTGCAGCAGGTCTAGCAGCTGATTTAATAGGTAGTGGATTTCTTGGAGGTATGTTAGGAGGTTTACTTGCTGGTTATATAGTAAAATTTTTAAAGAAGAATATACCAGCCAAAGGCACATTAGCTGGATTCGTAAGTTTTTGGGTATATCCAGTAGTTGGTTCTTTGGTAGTAGGTTTATTGATGTTATTTGTAGTAGGAAAGCCTGTAGCAGCACTTAACAATGGTCTTATAAATTGGTTAAATGGGATGACTGGAGTAAATGCAATACTACTAGGTGCAATAATAGGAGCTATGGTTTCATTTGACTTAGGTGGACCAATAAATAAAGCAGCCTATACATTTGCAATAGGAGCAATAGCAAGTGGAAATTTTATACCTTATGCAATATTTGCATCAGTTAAGATGGTTTCAGCTTTTGGAGTTACAATAGCTACTGTTTTAGGCAGAGATTTATTTTCAGAATCAGAAAAGGAAATAGGAAAGCAAACTTGGATATTAGGATTGGCTGGAATAACTGAAGGTGCAATACCATTTATGATAGAGGACCCAATCCGTGTTATACCATCATTGGTAGCTGGTTCAGCCATAACTGGGTCTATAGTAGCATTCTTCAATATAGGTCTTCAAGTGCCTGGAGCGGGGATATTCTCATTGGCGCTTTTAGAGGGAAGTATGTCAGGATTTATTATAGCATCAATATGGTTCTTTGCGGCAGTACTTGGAGCTATAATATCAGCAATATTATTAATAATAACTAGGAAACAAAAAAATCAAAGAAAGATACATAAAAAGATACGTTATTAG
- a CDS encoding MurR/RpiR family transcriptional regulator, with protein sequence MEFYERAKKYEYKFTDTEDMIIEYMRKNKEEIVKLSIQSLADKFFTVPNTIVRLCKKMEYDGFSQLKNNLKEELKNENKEPKNGFESDIKKTLELIDYEKINKVADIIQKSRSIIVYGIGQNIPLCEILVKEIRGGHDNITYYSQRHEVLHDIGKLGEQDMFFALSLSGETKEVIEAAKTAVNKGCKVVALTHICENQLQQIADISLYCYSTIKQVNGYNISDKVPIMMIMRAIIEQYWLR encoded by the coding sequence ATGGAATTTTATGAAAGAGCAAAAAAATATGAGTATAAATTTACAGATACAGAAGACATGATAATTGAATATATGAGAAAAAACAAAGAAGAAATAGTAAAATTATCAATACAATCTTTAGCAGATAAATTTTTTACTGTCCCAAATACCATAGTTAGGCTATGTAAAAAAATGGAGTATGATGGTTTCTCTCAACTAAAAAATAATTTAAAAGAAGAGTTAAAAAATGAGAATAAAGAGCCAAAAAATGGTTTTGAATCAGATATAAAAAAGACATTAGAGCTAATAGATTATGAAAAAATAAATAAAGTAGCAGATATAATTCAAAAATCTAGGAGTATTATAGTTTATGGAATAGGTCAAAACATTCCTTTATGTGAGATATTAGTAAAAGAAATTAGAGGTGGGCATGATAATATAACTTACTATAGTCAAAGACATGAAGTACTTCATGATATAGGAAAATTAGGTGAACAAGATATGTTTTTTGCACTTAGTTTAAGTGGAGAAACGAAAGAAGTTATAGAAGCAGCAAAGACAGCAGTTAATAAGGGTTGTAAGGTAGTAGCTCTAACACATATATGTGAAAATCAATTGCAACAAATTGCAGATATAAGTTTATATTGCTATTCAACAATTAAACAAGTAAATGGGTACAATATATCAGATAAGGTTCCAATTATGATGATTATGAGAGCAATAATAGAACAATACTGGTTAAGATAG
- the mngB gene encoding mannosylglycerate hydrolase yields MKKNVHIVPHMHWDREWYFSTEESRILLVNNMEEIMDMLENNHNYPYYVMDGQTAILEDYLAVKPECKERIKKLVQEGRLIIGPWYTQTDEMVVGGESILRNLLYGIKDCDEFGEYMKIGYLPDSFGQSAQMPQILNGFDIKYSMFWRGCSERKGTNKTEFNWKSDDGSSVLVQILPLGYAIGKYLPMNEDELRTRMDKYLPVLDKGATTDHIILPNGHDQMPIQKNIFEVIYKLKECYPERKFFLSRYENIFKELEKNEDIDTIKGEFLDGKYMRVHRSIFSTRMDIKSANARIESKITNILEPLASIAYSLGFEYHHGLIELIWKEIMKNHAHDSIGCCCSDKVHHEIMNRFFLAEEKVDQLITFYKRRIVDAMSCEMALDKLVAFNLMPYDRNEIVNAQVITKMKAFEIFDKDNNKLDFEVVHKEVIDAGLIDRQIVHYGNYDSFMVYTINFKDKIPAMGYKAYMIKEIGHMLEKAYEVCDMVDNDFYTIQVNENGTLKIFDKKLNKTFENVLLMENGGDEGDEYDFSPLPNEKLIFNDNIVANSTIKKNRFNNEIKINYRLKVPKDIQARKNNRADSFIDFDIVINVPNDKAIIDVVFNINNQARDCRVRTYIPTNIASKFSVSDNQFGHIKRSVYDDAMEVWQQEEWSERPDSIYPMLTFVGLSDKEHGVAVLTNSTREFEIVGEKFDTIAITLFRSVGFLGKEEMARRPGRPSGIKLPTPDSQMIGDIKIDLAIVTHEKSTLEANVANMAKEYLTKIQTYNKMPYNAMKLNQSEIEVDYSYSLLKETNKDLVLSVVKKAEKQEALVVRFYNSKEETKSANIVFNKNIKTAKWINLNEKELESISIDNNFVNVECLMNQVKTILVK; encoded by the coding sequence ATGAAAAAAAATGTACACATAGTTCCTCATATGCATTGGGATAGAGAATGGTACTTCTCAACTGAGGAATCTAGAATATTACTTGTAAATAATATGGAAGAAATAATGGATATGTTAGAAAATAATCATAACTATCCATATTATGTGATGGATGGTCAAACTGCTATATTAGAAGATTATTTAGCAGTTAAGCCTGAATGTAAGGAGAGAATAAAAAAATTAGTTCAAGAAGGAAGGCTAATAATAGGTCCTTGGTATACTCAAACTGATGAAATGGTAGTTGGTGGAGAATCCATACTTAGAAATTTACTATATGGAATAAAAGATTGTGATGAATTTGGAGAATATATGAAAATAGGATATTTACCAGATTCATTTGGTCAAAGTGCTCAAATGCCACAAATACTAAATGGGTTTGATATAAAATACTCAATGTTTTGGAGAGGATGTTCTGAAAGAAAAGGAACTAATAAAACAGAGTTTAATTGGAAGAGTGATGATGGGTCTTCTGTTTTGGTTCAAATACTTCCATTAGGTTATGCAATAGGAAAATATCTACCAATGAATGAAGATGAGCTAAGAACAAGAATGGATAAATATTTACCGGTTCTTGATAAGGGTGCAACTACTGACCATATAATACTTCCAAATGGACATGACCAGATGCCAATTCAAAAGAATATATTTGAAGTTATATATAAATTAAAAGAATGTTATCCAGAGAGAAAATTTTTCTTAAGTAGATATGAAAACATATTTAAAGAGCTAGAAAAAAATGAGGATATAGATACAATAAAAGGGGAATTTTTAGATGGGAAATATATGAGGGTTCATAGAAGTATATTCTCAACAAGAATGGATATAAAATCAGCAAATGCTAGAATAGAATCAAAGATAACCAACATATTGGAGCCACTAGCTTCTATTGCATATTCTCTAGGATTTGAATATCATCATGGATTAATAGAGTTAATTTGGAAAGAAATAATGAAAAATCATGCTCATGACAGCATTGGATGTTGTTGTTCAGATAAAGTTCACCATGAAATAATGAATAGATTTTTCTTAGCTGAGGAAAAAGTAGACCAATTAATAACATTTTACAAAAGAAGAATAGTTGATGCAATGAGTTGTGAAATGGCTTTAGATAAGTTAGTAGCATTTAACTTAATGCCTTACGATAGGAATGAAATAGTGAACGCCCAAGTTATAACTAAAATGAAAGCATTTGAAATATTTGATAAAGATAATAATAAGTTGGATTTTGAAGTGGTACATAAAGAAGTAATAGATGCAGGATTAATAGACCGTCAAATTGTTCATTATGGAAACTATGATTCATTTATGGTATATACAATAAACTTTAAAGATAAAATACCTGCAATGGGGTATAAGGCGTATATGATAAAAGAAATTGGACATATGTTAGAAAAAGCTTATGAAGTATGTGACATGGTAGATAATGACTTTTATACTATTCAAGTTAATGAAAACGGGACATTAAAGATATTTGATAAAAAATTAAATAAAACTTTTGAAAATGTATTATTGATGGAAAATGGAGGAGATGAAGGAGATGAGTATGATTTTTCACCACTTCCAAATGAGAAATTAATATTTAACGATAATATAGTAGCAAATTCCACTATAAAGAAAAATAGATTTAATAATGAGATAAAGATAAATTATAGATTAAAAGTACCAAAAGATATACAAGCTAGAAAAAATAATAGAGCAGATTCATTTATTGACTTTGATATAGTTATAAATGTTCCAAATGATAAAGCTATAATAGATGTAGTATTCAACATAAATAACCAAGCAAGAGATTGTAGGGTTAGAACTTATATACCAACAAATATAGCTTCAAAGTTTTCTGTGTCTGATAATCAGTTTGGACATATAAAGAGAAGTGTGTATGATGATGCTATGGAAGTTTGGCAACAGGAAGAATGGAGTGAAAGACCAGATTCTATATATCCAATGCTAACATTCGTTGGATTGTCTGACAAAGAGCATGGAGTAGCTGTTCTTACAAACAGTACAAGAGAGTTTGAAATAGTAGGGGAAAAATTTGACACAATAGCTATAACATTATTTAGAAGTGTAGGATTCCTAGGTAAAGAAGAAATGGCAAGACGCCCAGGTCGTCCATCAGGAATAAAGTTGCCTACTCCAGATTCTCAAATGATAGGAGATATAAAAATAGACTTAGCAATAGTTACTCATGAAAAATCTACACTAGAAGCAAATGTTGCAAATATGGCTAAAGAGTATTTAACAAAAATACAAACTTATAATAAAATGCCATATAATGCTATGAAATTGAATCAATCAGAAATAGAAGTAGATTATTCATATAGTTTACTTAAGGAAACTAATAAGGACCTTGTGTTAAGTGTTGTAAAAAAGGCTGAAAAACAAGAGGCATTAGTAGTTAGATTTTACAATTCTAAAGAAGAAACAAAATCAGCTAACATAGTATTTAACAAAAATATTAAAACAGCTAAATGGATTAACCTAAATGAAAAAGAATTAGAATCTATATCAATAGATAATAACTTTGTAAATGTAGAGTGCTTAATGAACCAAGTTAAAACTATATTGGTTAAATAG